A window of Nodosilinea sp. PGN35 contains these coding sequences:
- a CDS encoding response regulator transcription factor — protein sequence MKDSTPGDQKQLLLIDDDPNLILLVKDYLEFRGYEVKTAGNGREALDMLENTTPDMIICDVMMPEMDGHAFVRHVRENPSTEWIPILFLSAKGQSQDRVKGLNTGADVYMVKPFEPEELVAQVESSLKQASRLIKQQIKGGGSPAIQVPFDVELTPTELRVVQFVARGMANREIANELQVSQRTIESHVSNMLGKTGLNNRTELARWAIENNKA from the coding sequence ATGAAGGATTCAACCCCAGGCGATCAGAAGCAGCTTCTGCTAATCGATGACGATCCGAACCTGATTTTGTTGGTCAAGGACTATCTTGAGTTCCGTGGCTACGAGGTCAAGACGGCGGGCAACGGTCGAGAAGCCCTGGATATGCTGGAAAACACTACCCCAGACATGATCATCTGTGATGTGATGATGCCTGAGATGGATGGTCACGCCTTCGTGCGCCACGTGCGCGAGAACCCCTCCACCGAGTGGATTCCGATCCTATTTCTCTCCGCCAAGGGCCAGAGTCAGGATCGAGTGAAAGGGCTCAACACCGGGGCCGACGTATACATGGTCAAACCCTTCGAGCCTGAGGAGCTGGTGGCCCAGGTAGAATCGTCTCTGAAGCAAGCCTCTCGGCTGATTAAGCAGCAAATCAAAGGCGGCGGTAGCCCAGCCATTCAGGTGCCCTTTGATGTAGAGCTGACCCCTACCGAGCTGCGGGTGGTGCAGTTTGTGGCCCGAGGCATGGCCAACCGCGAAATTGCCAACGAACTACAGGTCAGTCAGCGCACCATTGAGAGCCACGTCAGCAATATGCTCGGTAAAACCGGGCTCAACAATCGCACCGAGCTGGCCCGCTGGGCGATCGAAAACAATAAGGCTTAG
- a CDS encoding fasciclin domain-containing protein, protein MTPNTLRIALGLLLFGAAPAAIVAFPQQAVSETYKPQAEQSAAAEDLAEVEQPAAEVEAPADVEQPAAEIETPADEQPTAEVETPADAEQPTASSELSIAEIAASDGNFEILTAAIEAAGLTEVLSNGDLSVTVFAPTDAAFEALPEGTLEELLLPENRDQLAQLLTYHVVDGEVRSADLTSGEVATLTGDSVVVNVDESAVTVNDANVVTADIEASNGVIHVIDSVLLPM, encoded by the coding sequence ATGACTCCGAACACTCTTCGCATTGCCCTGGGTCTCCTGTTGTTTGGCGCTGCCCCCGCTGCCATTGTTGCTTTTCCTCAGCAGGCCGTCTCTGAAACCTACAAGCCCCAGGCTGAGCAGTCTGCGGCAGCTGAAGATCTCGCTGAGGTCGAGCAGCCCGCAGCTGAAGTGGAAGCGCCCGCTGACGTTGAGCAGCCTGCGGCTGAAATTGAGACGCCCGCTGACGAGCAGCCTACAGCTGAGGTCGAAACGCCCGCTGACGCTGAGCAACCCACTGCCAGCAGCGAGCTTTCCATTGCAGAAATTGCGGCCAGTGACGGAAACTTTGAAATTTTAACCGCTGCCATTGAGGCCGCCGGCCTGACCGAAGTGCTGAGCAACGGCGATCTGTCCGTAACGGTGTTTGCCCCCACCGATGCAGCTTTTGAGGCGCTGCCCGAAGGGACTCTAGAGGAGCTGCTGCTGCCCGAAAATCGCGATCAGCTCGCCCAACTGCTGACCTACCACGTGGTGGATGGCGAAGTGCGCTCCGCCGACCTCACCTCTGGGGAAGTGGCCACCCTGACAGGTGACTCCGTAGTGGTCAACGTCGATGAGTCGGCTGTAACTGTTAACGATGCCAACGTCGTAACCGCTGACATCGAAGCCAGCAACGGGGTAATTCACGTGATTGACTCGGTACTGCTGCCGATGTAA